The genomic DNA GTATAGGTGCTAATTCTGGGTTTATCACCAGGTTCACACAGGTGTGTCGGCCAGAACACTCCTTAAGGCCAAATATTCCAGAGTATGCAATAAAGAGCCGAGATATACTCTTAATGTTCTATTTATTCTCCTTTGAGCGAGTTTAAATGCAATTTTGAATATGGGTGTGGTTTCAAtaaagagagaaacaaaatacaAATGAATAAGGGAAACATACATATACTCATTCCCCTctacattataatataaaataaacaataatcagAAAATATGACTATATATCTCTAAAACTTAAGAAAAGTATGCAAAGAGAAAGGATTTAAACACTTCTAATATTATCTACCATACATTAAGTTACCAATAACGTAACTATAACATACTGTCATTTATAACATACTTTAAAGCCTTAATAGCAGTCCAGATAATAATATTTAACACCACATAAAACTTTACTCAGCCACAATAATGAACATTTATAACAACAAGtgttaaataaagcaaacatgtCTCAACCTGATATGAAATATTCGATCCGACGTATTGAATCAGGTAGATATAATTAACACAACGGTCGTGTAGCGACCCCTAAAAACTCTTAATTAACATATCAAATAACAGAAATAACAGCGCCAAAAATACAATATCACGAGTAATGCAGCAGATATAACTTTACTTACTTTTCACATTCACGCACACTCTGAGGAAAAATGACACCCGCCATTATGTCCGAACTGACAGACAATCTCTGTAGTACTGAATATTAACTGTAATGACGAACGCCTATCTCTATCATACTGCATACTAAGTGCGTGACAACAAACGTCTATCTCTACCGTACTGCATACTAACTGCGTGACATCAGATAAAATACACAAACCAGTGCGCACTTTCCTACTCTGTTACAAGCACTGAATAAACGGCAGAAAACATGAAACATAAAGCATGattgaataaataataacaactCTAGCATAACTTTGGGCCTTTTCTACAACAAGAGACCATTTTCATGGTACTGGCCCATGGCCTTTTCTCGTTAAGGATGTTTTCACCTGTTGAGTGAATCTCTGAGAAAGCACACATGATCTTATGAAGTCATGTGATGTGAGCTGTGTATGTAGTTTACTCCTAATGGTTTGGGTTGTGTTTTATTAAATGGATTATAATGAAATCCTGTGGCAtctaacaaaacaaaataaacacagCCCTCTACTGgccaaaaaacataaacaatccAGTGTGAATCTGTTAGTGATCTGTGCGTGTTTGTATTAACCAGGAACACTTGAAATGATCACTTCTGGTCTCGTCTTTCATCTCAGTCGATTTCTCAGCCGTCAGACAGGAAGTCATCAGTAAACACTTTACATGTCACACTTGTACACGTTACTGTAGCAACTAGTGTGTAGTCTTAAGTGTGTACTTCACAAACACACTCGCAGAACTAAAACTAAATATGAACGTGCTGCAGATATTTCATCAAGTAACTCACAGACAATGAAGAAAAACAAAGCTAACACAATACAACTGATTGTAATATTGTGTATGGCCTTAGAAATAATCACTTTAAAGTAGGGGAATGCCTTAtattttaagattaatgttgGCCTTTAGTGAAGAGTGACGCATCTGAACTCTACTCATTAGTTAGCAGTGTATTAAGTGTTAACATCTACAAGActtggagaaagagagagtgattTTAGTCTGAAACTGACTGGTaaagtgtgtgagagagagaacagAAAGCAGAAGTATAATATCTTCTCTGATCACCGTTTCCCCTCACAGTTACACAGCGGAAGACACCACTTCCTCCAAAAGACACGACACATTCTTCATAAACACCTCAGACTGCAGATCGCAggtaaacacacagacacacacacacacacacgcatgcatacCATCATGCACTTATACGTTCATTAATACTATCAGTGATTGTTTGGATCTCTGCACACAGGACTCAGGATGGAGACGTTCAACTCGAAGGACATGGCCATGAAGGCCCAGAAGAAGATCCTCAGTCGCATGGCCAGTAAATCCATGGTTCATATGTTCATAGACGACAACAGCAGTGAGATTCTGGACGAACTGTACCGCGTCTCCAAAAAGCACACGGAAAACCGCGACGAGGCCCAGAAAGTGGTGAAGAACATGATCAAGATAGCCGTGAAGGTTGGAGTTCTGTTTCGACATGAAaagttcagtccagaagaactGAGTCTGGCTCAAGACTTTAGGAAAAAGCTTCATCACGGAGCCATGACAGCGATCAGCTTTCAggaggtacacacacacactatacaCATGTATtctgcacacatacacaaagaGAGATGATTCAGTTTGGCTAAATAAGGTTTAGCATTTTTGTGTTTGATAAATGATGCATAACTAGTACTAATGCTCATGATGTTAGCTCATGCTACATGTTACAGTTCAAGTCAAGGATCTTGACTATAGACGCGCTCGTAAGATCAGGGTCGTCCGGTTCAGCTCCTGAATGCACATTGACCTGAAGACTTTAGTTCAGATCAAACCAACTGATCAAGAAGTTAAAGTTGAATTTTCTGGCAAGCATGTTTGATTTAATGTTGAAGTGAAACTCAGCAGTACACTGTGTGGTCCTCCAAGATCAGGAATGTTCAAAAAGCTGTGCTACTTCACTCTTAAAAATACAAGTGCTGccatagaaaaaaaaacatttaggcctggtttcacagataaggcttagctaaagccaggactaggccttaaatTCAGTTGTTTAAGCAtgacattactggtgtgcatctttagGCAAATCAATGACGCTGgcatattttttttgttctgtcagtgcaagttattttcagtagAGACAGCtgaaacatgtgttttagtctaggactaaccttaagccttgtctgtcaAACAAGGGGACAATTGTGTAAAAAGTTTAATTGGGATCAAAATGATCCAAATTTGGAAATCCCATGTTTTGCTATCCAGGATCAGGTAAACCAGCTCACTTTTGTGCTGGTTTGTCAATGCAAAAGTGTTTTAGATCACCCGATCCAGATACACACTTTTTTTTAGATTAGCAAATCTGGATTActagtgttgtaaataaattagattaatttcaattcaacatTCAGTCTGTTCTTCTGGcccacaaacaaacaaaacaaatatatattatacacaaacacattggaACATGGATTTTTAGTCATAAAGGTGTGGTGTCCcgaacagggtttagattaatccaggactagtccctagttatattaggacatttagaggtggtttcccagacagggattatcttaaaccaggactatgccttagtttaattactagttttaacaaacatgcatgcttaaaacattacttgtgtgcatttttatgcaaaacaaaaggcactgatgtatattaagatatgtcagtgcaagtagttttcagtttggacagctcttacatttattttagtctaggactagtctaatcctggtccgggaaaccgccccatagaggtggtttcccagacagggtttatcttaaaccaggactaggccttagattAATTAGGCAATattactagttttaacaaacatgcatgcttaaaacattacttg from Misgurnus anguillicaudatus chromosome 20, ASM2758022v2, whole genome shotgun sequence includes the following:
- the tnfaip8l2a gene encoding tumor necrosis factor, alpha-induced protein 8-like protein 2 A, which codes for METFNSKDMAMKAQKKILSRMASKSMVHMFIDDNSSEILDELYRVSKKHTENRDEAQKVVKNMIKIAVKVGVLFRHEKFSPEELSLAQDFRKKLHHGAMTAISFQEVEFTFDKNVMMELLTDCRDLLLKLVEKHLTGKSLDRIRHVFNHYSDPDLLTHLYDPKGTLWDNLTKICTGLNRMIEEGKL